One window of the Anopheles cruzii chromosome 2, idAnoCruzAS_RS32_06, whole genome shotgun sequence genome contains the following:
- the LOC128268158 gene encoding uncharacterized protein LOC128268158 isoform X1, protein MCVDGNLLVVLLLVVAPPLSVLVPVWSTPVLVVPRRAVGRDQQSAEEIAPLIGYAIGRRPDTAESGSEELLVFRVHDGDAAAATAEQDCGTPARPKRRTPFDGSGHIDATLSSFAGPTVWEWLKSHHDKPEDNCLLMAIGGVASGGALTGAFVGAGIGSIFTGPGAIVGGIVGGLVGVFGGLSVGTRAGAVACDSSV, encoded by the exons ATGTGCGTCGACGGGAATTTAttagtggtgctgctgctggtggtcgccCCACCGCTGTcagtgctggtgccggtgtggTCCacaccggtgctggtggtcccCAGGAGAGCCGTCGGCAGGGATCAGCAGTCGGCGGAAGAGATAGCTCCACTCATCGGGTACGCCATCGGGCGCCGTCCGGACACCGCAGAATCCGGCTCCGAGGAGCTACTGGTGTTCCGCGTCCACGATGgcgatgctgccgccgccaccgccgaacaGGACTGCGGAACACCCGCGAGACCAAAACGCCGAACTCCCTTTGATGGCTCCGGCCACATTGATGCAA CTCTGTCGTCGTTCGCAGGTCCCACCGTCTGGGAGTGGCTGAAATCGCACCACGACAAGCCCGAGGACAACTGCCTGCTgatggcgatcggtggcgtcgCAAGCGGTGGCGCCCTGACCGGGGCCTTCGTTGGCGCCGGAATCGGGAGCATCTtcaccggacccggggccaTCGTGGGCGGAATCGTCGGCGGGCTGGTCGGAGTGTTCGGGGGGCTCAGTGTGGGCACGAGGGCCGGTGCGGTGGCTTGTGACAGTTCCGTgtga
- the LOC128268158 gene encoding uncharacterized protein LOC128268158 isoform X2, whose translation MCVDGNLLVVLLLVVAPPLSVLVPVWSTPVLVVPRRAVGRDQQSAEEIAPLIGYAIGRRPDTAESGSEELLVFRVHDGDAAAATAEQDCGTPARPKRRTPFDGSGHIDASPTVWEWLKSHHDKPEDNCLLMAIGGVASGGALTGAFVGAGIGSIFTGPGAIVGGIVGGLVGVFGGLSVGTRAGAVACDSSV comes from the exons ATGTGCGTCGACGGGAATTTAttagtggtgctgctgctggtggtcgccCCACCGCTGTcagtgctggtgccggtgtggTCCacaccggtgctggtggtcccCAGGAGAGCCGTCGGCAGGGATCAGCAGTCGGCGGAAGAGATAGCTCCACTCATCGGGTACGCCATCGGGCGCCGTCCGGACACCGCAGAATCCGGCTCCGAGGAGCTACTGGTGTTCCGCGTCCACGATGgcgatgctgccgccgccaccgccgaacaGGACTGCGGAACACCCGCGAGACCAAAACGCCGAACTCCCTTTGATGGCTCCGGCCACATTGATGCAA GTCCCACCGTCTGGGAGTGGCTGAAATCGCACCACGACAAGCCCGAGGACAACTGCCTGCTgatggcgatcggtggcgtcgCAAGCGGTGGCGCCCTGACCGGGGCCTTCGTTGGCGCCGGAATCGGGAGCATCTtcaccggacccggggccaTCGTGGGCGGAATCGTCGGCGGGCTGGTCGGAGTGTTCGGGGGGCTCAGTGTGGGCACGAGGGCCGGTGCGGTGGCTTGTGACAGTTCCGTgtga